The proteins below come from a single Pleuronectes platessa chromosome 1, fPlePla1.1, whole genome shotgun sequence genomic window:
- the zgc:165481 gene encoding E3 ubiquitin-protein ligase RNF182 has protein sequence MKERTAETTRVEEGESHTFGQEHDLKMSCPQPELEEDCPPPEELECKICYQRYNAHNRKPKILDCLHRVCARCLIKILDIADGAACISCPFCRHQTEITEYKVSALPDDANIISHLAMRDKSWNSNHKREVVLTPKSFSSSSPSHESSNCLVITIMEVQRDLQHSPTRNGSSDIYAEQSLDSESMGSNGPVDQDALSKVCNHVPRILVWLLGFLYFGSLPLGIYLLVIQRVTLGIVCVSLVPSSLTVCLVYGFCQCLCQGICDCSSRG, from the exons ATGAAGGAAAGAACAGCAGAGACAACTCgtgtggaggagggggagtcaCACACATTTGGACAAG AACATGACTTGAAGATGAGCTGCCCTCAACCTGAGTTGGAGGAGGACTGTCCTCCACCAGAGGAATTAGAGTGTAAAATCTGTTACCAACGCTACAATGCCCATAATCGCAAGCCCAAGATCCTGGACTGCCTGCACCGGGTCTGCGCCCGCTGCCTCATTAAGATCCTGGACATTGCTGACGGGGCAGCCTGCATCTCCTGCCCTTTTTGCAGACACCAAACCGAGATCACCGAATATAAGGTGTCAGCCCTCCCTGACGATGCCAACATCATATCCCACTTGGCAATGCGTGACAAATCCTGGAACTCCAACCACAAGAGGGAGGTAGTCCTGACTCCAAAGAGTTTCTCCTCATCTAGCCCGTCTCATGAATCATCCAACTGTCTGGTCATCACCATTATGGAAGTGCAGAGGGACTTACAGCACTCTCCAACTCGCAACGGTAGCTCTGACATTTATGCTGAGCAGAGCCTGGACTCAGAATCCATGGGCTCGAATGGACCAGTTGATCAGGACGCCCTGTCCAAAGTCTGTAATCATGTTCCACGTATCCTGGTCTGGCTGCTGGGATTCTTATACTTTGGCTCACTGCCTCTTGGAATTTACCTATTAGTAATCCAGAGAGTGACTCTAGGTATTGTATGCGTTAGCTTGGTTCCATCAAGCTTGACAGTTTGCCTGGTCTATGGATTCTGCCAGTGTCTTTGTCAAGGTATATGTGACTGTTCCTCCAGGGGCTGA